The Fusarium fujikuroi IMI 58289 draft genome, chromosome FFUJ_chr01 sequence TTCACTAATCTGGGCACCTGGACTTCTCGCAAGACTCAAGATCTCTTGGACATATTGCTGGTCAGTTGTTCTATCACATTTCAATTACATATCTAACTTGGTACAGGTCACCAGCATTGATTCCCAAGCCCAATGATTGGGGACGACATATCGACATTGCTGGCTTTTACTTTCTCAATCTTGCTTCCTCATACACCCCTGATCCAGACCTAGAAGCATTCCTTCGAGATGGCCCGCCCCCTGTTTACATCGGATTCGGGTCCATCGTTGTCGACGACCCCAATGCCATGACCGAGATGATCTTTGAGGCAGTCAGACTTTCAGGCGTCAGGGCATTGGTCTCCAAGGGCTGGGGTGGacttggtgctgatgatCTTGGTAAACCTGATGGCGTATTTATGCTCGGCAATGTTCCTCACGACTGGCTGTTTGAGCACGTCTCATGTGTGGTACATCACGGTGGTGCTGGCACCACTGCCGCTGGTATCAAGGCCGGAAAACCCACTCTTGTGGTTCCCTTCTTCGGTGATCAACCATTCTGGGGTGCTATGATAGCGAGAGCCAATGCTGGCCCCGACCCCATTCCTTACAAACAACTGACAGCAGAGAAGCTTGCAGAAGCCATCAACTTTTGTGTCAAACCAGAGACTCTGGAACAGGCCAAACTTCTGGGTCAGAAAATTCGGGAAGAACGAGGAACTGACGTTGGTGGTAAGAGCTTCCACGATCATCTGGACACGGACAAGTTGCGTTGTACTTTGGCTCCAAGCCGAGCTGCGGCATGGCGCGTAAGGAGAAGTCAAGTAAGGCTGAGTGCGTTTGCGGCTGCAGTGTTGGTTGAGCAAGGTTTACTGCAATGGTCTGACCTCAAACTGTAAGTCGAGATATGGAAACTGCCAGGGTTAAGCTAACATGTACAGATACCGTATGACGGAGTATAACACGGAAGAACAGCCGACTGACCCAATCTCTGCTTGCACATTGTCACTTGTCACTGATATAGGAGGGATCGGAATGGCAATCGCCGACATGCCCAGGGAGCTTTTCAAAAGCATGTcgcagcccaagaagaaaaactCAACGGCAGTAGAAGCACAGGATGGTACAACCCCTCTGGCATCAGGAAGCGAGACGTCACTCCCTGCACCTCAAGGCAATGAGCCGGAGAAAACATCGACACCTGCACCTAGTATTGCAGACACAGAAACTTTGGGCTCTACCATTTCTACTACTGCTCACTCCAATGCCTCACAGCCAACGCTGAGTGACACAGCATCCAGCGCCTCTCGTCCTTGGTCTCCAGACCAATCAAGTACCCAAGGATCTGCCAATGACAAATCTTGGAAAGAGCAGATCAAAGAAGCGGCTGgcaagcagcagcagcgtcgTGCGTCGTCCGTCAACTACGTGAATGCAGCTGTCGGAACTGGAAAGGGAGTTGGTCGGGTTGTGACCACTGGTGCCAGAACACCAATGAACTTCTGTCTTGGACTAGCCAGGGGTTTCAGAAACATGCCAAGGCTGTATAATGATGATACTATTCGTCCGGTCGAAAAGGTAACAGGAGTTGGCTCCGGAGTTGTAGTCGCAGGCAAGGAGTTTGGCTATGGCCTGTTTGATGGCATTACTGGTCTGGTAACACAGCCTTTGAAAGGTGCCGAGAAGGAGGGAGTTCAGGGGCTGGTCAAAGGCTTTGGCAAGGGTATTGGAGGTCTGATTGCGAAGCCGGCAGCCGGTAAGTTTGTTGTCGAAGCGTCAGGAACTTTTGTACTGACATAAAGCAGGTTTCTGGGCCATCCCAGCCTACACCATGCAGGGTGTCAATGCAGAGGTCTCCAAGTACTTTGCCAAGAGTGTTCAGAACTATATCACCTCATCACGGGCTACCCAAGGTCAGCGAGAGATGCACGAGGCAACACCGGGCGAAAGAGAAGATGTTGTTCAAAGGTGGAACAACGTCAAGTTCGACCTCAAGAACTTCTACCAgtggaagagaaaggaaaaggttgCAGGAAAACGCCCTGAAGAGCCCCGTCTCGACAGCTCAGAGGCTGGGTTTGAGCGGCTACGTACAGGATGGAGACAGACTAAGAATATGTCTTTTGAGGAACGAAAGAAACTTCACGCCGACAAGGATGCCTGGAAGAGGGGATTCCTGGACGCTCCTGTCCCACAATCAAACGCAAATGATGCTGCAAGTATCCAAACCAGCCCATCTGAGGATCCTGAGCTTGAAAAGGCCATTCGGGCGTCAGTGCGTGAGACATCGCGTGGCGACAGTGAGGAAGACGCCCATGTGGAGGCAGCTATCCGTGAGAGCATCAAGGCTGTTCGGCAACAGGTTGGGTCAAGTGAGGCAGGCCCGCTTCCTCTAAAAGATCCGTCCATTTTCGAGGATGCCGACTATCAAATCACGGACGAAGAGTATCAGGCCC is a genomic window containing:
- a CDS encoding related to sterol glucosyltransferase; translation: MAGIVDEKAAAGRQHQPRDGDNRNTGAVASDDLQLPDINPAEEHGAPPPYGENHDQVHFSQPGFDAGAAITGDGRVNININAKNRRLTDLLAPTLQGQLAPEPEQPELPPAYIPPSLGGLPGQTPPPKLNVVVQIVGSRGDVQPFVALGKVLKDTYGHRVRIATHPTFQLFVEENGLEFFSIGGDPAELMAFMVKHPGLMPGFDAITSGEVSKRRKGIQEILMGCWRSCIEGGDGLGPPPKPHASNAPLDVSLEVPGGPGQEPFVADALIANPPSFAHVHIAEKLGIPVHMMFTMPWSPTRAFPHPLANIQSSNTDDVMTNYMSYTLVEMMTWQGLGDVINRFREKALDLPPLSLIWAPGLLARLKISWTYCWSPALIPKPNDWGRHIDIAGFYFLNLASSYTPDPDLEAFLRDGPPPVYIGFGSIVVDDPNAMTEMIFEAVRLSGVRALVSKGWGGLGADDLGKPDGVFMLGNVPHDWLFEHVSCVVHHGGAGTTAAGIKAGKPTLVVPFFGDQPFWGAMIARANAGPDPIPYKQLTAEKLAEAINFCVKPETLEQAKLLGQKIREERGTDVGGKSFHDHLDTDKLRCTLAPSRAAAWRVRRSQVRLSAFAAAVLVEQGLLQWSDLKLYRMTEYNTEEQPTDPISACTLSLVTDIGGIGMAIADMPRELFKSMSQPKKKNSTAVEAQDGTTPLASGSETSLPAPQGNEPEKTSTPAPSIADTETLGSTISTTAHSNASQPTLSDTASSASRPWSPDQSSTQGSANDKSWKEQIKEAAGKQQQRRASSVNYVNAAVGTGKGVGRVVTTGARTPMNFCLGLARGFRNMPRLYNDDTIRPVEKVTGVGSGVVVAGKEFGYGLFDGITGLVTQPLKGAEKEGVQGLVKGFGKGIGGLIAKPAAGFWAIPAYTMQGVNAEVSKYFAKSVQNYITSSRATQGQREMHEATPGEREDVVQRWNNVKFDLKNFYQWKRKEKVAGKRPEEPRLDSSEAGFERLRTGWRQTKNMSFEERKKLHADKDAWKRGFLDAPVPQSNANDAASIQTSPSEDPELEKAIRASVRETSRGDSEEDAHVEAAIRESIKAVRQQVGSSEAGPLPLKDPSIFEDADYQITDEEYQALVEQAIQQSLGNDVPLPDYSDVPELDATDIVSQTPAQTSTQEDDAELKRAIEASRNQPPPPLPPREENDDELERAIAASREAMEQESNQRSEEDIVMEYVKRQSLAEEEYRKQMAKGNGAAGGGNDEDDEELKRAMEESLKMNRGDASGPSGR